One stretch of Pseudomonadota bacterium DNA includes these proteins:
- a CDS encoding nucleotidyltransferase family protein has protein sequence MVTLTEPTAMILAAGRGSRMGALGKAHPKALLNVGGKPLIQHHIENLRESGFSRIVINVNHLGDQIKTFIHSVMNWGLEIYISEEATPLETAGGIANAMSLIRSDIFPVINADIFSELPFHDLREAMNTLKTNPNASGYLFLVNNPTHHPMGDFCLEEGRVKLGNKHTLTFCGIGVYKADLFHDISLNSPTPLAPILKREIKREKLLGHHFDGLWSDVGTPDRLEHTNKLITQRNR, from the coding sequence ATGGTAACCCTTACTGAACCTACTGCGATGATTTTAGCTGCAGGGCGAGGGTCCCGAATGGGCGCGTTAGGGAAGGCTCATCCCAAAGCGCTATTAAACGTTGGTGGAAAACCACTAATACAGCATCATATTGAAAATTTGCGCGAATCTGGTTTTTCCCGCATCGTAATAAATGTCAACCACCTAGGGGATCAAATTAAAACTTTCATTCATAGTGTGATGAACTGGGGTTTAGAAATTTACATATCAGAGGAGGCCACACCACTTGAAACGGCTGGAGGCATCGCTAATGCGATGAGCCTGATAAGAAGTGATATTTTCCCCGTGATCAATGCCGATATTTTCTCTGAATTGCCCTTCCACGATTTGCGAGAGGCCATGAACACTTTAAAGACAAATCCAAACGCGTCCGGTTATCTATTTTTGGTTAATAACCCGACGCACCACCCAATGGGTGATTTTTGTTTGGAGGAAGGACGAGTGAAGTTAGGCAACAAGCATACGCTCACATTCTGCGGTATCGGGGTCTACAAGGCCGACTTATTTCATGACATTTCGCTTAACTCACCTACCCCGCTGGCACCGATTCTTAAAAGAGAGATCAAACGTGAGAAACTACTGGGACATCATTTCGATGGGCTTTGGTCAGACGTAGGCACCCCAGATCGACTCGAACACACCAATAAATTAATTACGCAACGTAACCGCTGA